One genomic region from Bacteroidales bacterium encodes:
- a CDS encoding MFS transporter has translation MKEEMMSNPAKHPVLWTKDFILVFVSNLLLFFSFYMLIPVLPFYLTENLGTTNSVAGVVLSLYTISALFIRPFSGYMVDTFARKPFYLICYGLFCIIFAGYVVGTTLTLFIVLRILHGFAFGISTVSGSTVAVDLMTSERRGEGIGYFGMAANIAMAVGPVAGLWIQKNHSFEVLFLAAFASSFIGWLTITGIRSVKKEHPVPGTKPPVSLDRFILTRALPCVALLFLGGIGYGSVLNYVGLYSETAPFNSNAGFFFVLISIGIVLARILSAKAINTGKIVAMVYAGSTALIFSFALFSFCNNAVMLYIIAFLLGIGFGYLTPAFQTMFINLAEHNQRGTANATYFTFWDLGIGLGTAVGGTIIEKCSFQWLYAVCGILLVAGVIYFAIISASYFERKKLR, from the coding sequence ATGAAGGAGGAAATGATGAGTAATCCGGCAAAGCATCCTGTTTTATGGACAAAAGATTTCATACTTGTATTTGTCTCCAACCTGCTCCTGTTCTTTTCCTTCTATATGCTGATCCCGGTCCTGCCTTTCTATCTGACGGAAAATCTTGGAACTACCAACTCTGTTGCAGGTGTTGTACTTTCGCTTTATACCATTTCGGCGTTATTCATCCGTCCTTTCTCGGGATATATGGTCGATACGTTTGCCCGTAAGCCGTTTTACCTGATTTGTTACGGCCTTTTCTGTATCATATTCGCAGGCTATGTCGTAGGAACGACGCTTACATTGTTTATCGTCCTGCGTATCCTGCACGGTTTTGCTTTTGGGATCAGCACAGTAAGCGGAAGTACCGTAGCTGTGGACCTGATGACTTCCGAACGGCGTGGCGAAGGAATCGGATATTTCGGGATGGCAGCCAATATTGCAATGGCGGTAGGGCCTGTAGCAGGGTTGTGGATACAGAAGAACCATTCTTTCGAAGTATTATTCCTGGCAGCCTTTGCGTCGAGCTTTATCGGCTGGCTCACCATTACCGGGATACGATCGGTAAAGAAAGAACATCCTGTACCCGGAACCAAACCGCCCGTTTCGCTCGACCGCTTTATCCTGACACGTGCCCTGCCGTGTGTGGCGTTACTGTTTCTCGGAGGAATCGGCTATGGTTCGGTACTCAATTATGTCGGATTATACAGCGAAACAGCGCCTTTCAATAGCAATGCCGGTTTCTTTTTCGTGCTGATATCCATAGGCATCGTGTTGGCGCGTATTTTATCTGCAAAAGCCATCAACACGGGAAAGATCGTTGCCATGGTATATGCCGGAAGTACAGCATTGATCTTTTCATTTGCCCTGTTCTCTTTCTGCAATAATGCCGTCATGCTGTATATCATTGCCTTTCTGCTCGGTATCGGCTTTGGATACCTCACTCCCGCATTCCAGACCATGTTTATCAATCTGGCGGAACATAACCAACGCGGAACTGCAAATGCCACCTACTTCACCTTCTGGGATCTGGGAATAGGTCTTGGAACGGCTGTCGGAGGAACGATCATCGAAAAATGCAGTTTTCAATGGCTGTATGCTGTATGTGGAATATTGCTCGTTGCCGGAGTAATTTACTTCGCAATCATATCCGCCTCCTATTTTGAAAGAAAGAAACTCAGATAA
- a CDS encoding DUF6493 family protein translates to MNLKHPDIKEYKGYAPIVNEFFDIASDQERSNEIIPFLRKITGEERELIGDAIKKRDLAVRIDNEMPFKGDWHTEEGRERRVREIMDEIERQCGYIPRFLKHDRNITRAFRLARYVCFSRGQMKDVEWNWYTFPISGELKEMMEWYIPEWFAEYVKEQRNKRNLQLTYSEILHWRRLGLLDSVPHNEIASSIPSHFRKPENLDAATYIHDKIDKYPEILDEIKYLFQYPSGAYYVDSGNYAQKEFENKGPLSYIFRHYSDEGKLDRQWIIREAVNACGNNFEKEQLYWYPVLLQAMEPTKDELIANQEGLINNLTSVFPQISLAMLKLLRTIADDSRFMIDHFIGHLTGLFSSETKTLVKATLSAVTDLLKIYPDKRNALCEQLAVIFIHKNEELQTRTAKLIARYGDKKVLEPILASYNETLLMSAKEILEDFLGEDTPPSTSKMEEEPAISRPIVRDDNRVAEIDSVEELVFRLGQAFEDFRLDSIDLIPQALIRFSPEIDGEVLQQFSPAIKGAEKVLTKWMRGKRFIDEITAFYFLYYCSIRLQQLDQEDKTVKQVAKRFGKLQPVMDEWIKKLLKDDQNVPFTPYLDTLNMFLKIVQDKPDLPLLSTPTHEPCWIDPIVFLERFNRYKELQETPAMFDMQLAIQRLALDHPEEALKQFGIGKEEKAFYPELFTYLFDRNKPLPEKIEHPDLWLTCTVPWYGREIPERL, encoded by the coding sequence ATGAATTTGAAACATCCGGACATAAAAGAATACAAGGGTTACGCCCCTATAGTCAACGAATTTTTTGATATAGCGTCCGATCAGGAACGGTCAAATGAAATCATTCCGTTCCTGAGAAAGATAACTGGTGAAGAGAGGGAATTGATTGGCGATGCCATTAAGAAACGTGACCTGGCTGTACGGATAGACAATGAAATGCCTTTTAAAGGCGACTGGCATACAGAAGAAGGACGGGAGAGAAGAGTCCGGGAGATCATGGATGAAATAGAAAGACAATGCGGTTATATTCCCCGTTTCCTGAAACATGACCGCAACATCACCCGTGCTTTCCGTCTGGCACGTTACGTCTGTTTTTCGCGCGGGCAGATGAAAGATGTCGAATGGAACTGGTACACTTTTCCGATATCGGGCGAACTGAAAGAAATGATGGAATGGTATATCCCCGAATGGTTTGCTGAATATGTGAAAGAACAGAGAAATAAACGGAACCTGCAGTTAACCTATAGCGAAATATTACACTGGAGGCGATTGGGTTTACTGGACTCCGTTCCCCATAATGAGATTGCATCATCCATTCCGTCACATTTCCGTAAACCTGAAAATTTGGACGCCGCTACATACATTCATGATAAAATAGATAAATATCCCGAAATACTGGACGAAATAAAATACCTGTTCCAATATCCGTCCGGGGCTTATTATGTTGACAGCGGTAATTATGCACAAAAAGAATTTGAGAATAAAGGTCCGCTTTCTTATATCTTTAGGCATTACAGTGATGAAGGGAAACTCGACCGTCAATGGATCATCAGGGAAGCGGTTAATGCCTGCGGTAATAATTTTGAAAAAGAACAGCTTTACTGGTATCCTGTGTTGTTGCAGGCGATGGAACCGACTAAGGACGAGTTGATCGCTAATCAGGAAGGACTGATCAACAATCTCACCTCCGTTTTTCCGCAGATCTCACTAGCGATGCTCAAATTGCTCCGCACCATTGCCGACGATTCCCGCTTTATGATCGACCATTTTATCGGACATCTCACGGGATTGTTCTCATCCGAAACCAAAACGCTTGTTAAAGCGACACTTTCGGCGGTTACCGACCTGCTTAAAATTTATCCCGACAAACGGAATGCGTTGTGCGAGCAGCTGGCGGTTATCTTTATTCATAAAAATGAAGAACTACAGACCAGAACGGCAAAACTGATTGCCAGATACGGTGATAAGAAAGTGCTGGAACCCATATTGGCGTCTTATAACGAAACGTTGCTGATGTCGGCAAAAGAGATACTGGAAGATTTTCTTGGAGAAGATACTCCACCGTCGACATCCAAAATGGAAGAAGAGCCTGCCATATCGCGACCGATCGTTCGGGATGATAACCGTGTGGCTGAAATCGACAGTGTGGAGGAACTTGTTTTTCGACTGGGACAGGCTTTCGAAGATTTCCGCCTGGATTCCATCGATCTGATCCCGCAGGCGTTGATACGTTTCAGTCCGGAAATCGACGGGGAGGTTTTACAGCAATTCAGCCCCGCTATTAAAGGTGCCGAAAAAGTGCTGACCAAATGGATGCGCGGAAAACGCTTCATTGACGAAATAACGGCGTTCTATTTCCTCTATTATTGCTCAATCCGTTTGCAACAGCTGGATCAGGAAGACAAGACGGTGAAGCAGGTAGCCAAAAGGTTCGGGAAACTGCAACCTGTTATGGACGAATGGATAAAAAAACTGTTGAAAGACGATCAGAATGTTCCTTTCACACCTTATCTAGATACCCTGAACATGTTCCTGAAAATAGTTCAGGATAAACCGGACCTGCCGTTGCTTTCAACGCCTACCCATGAACCTTGCTGGATCGACCCGATAGTTTTCCTCGAAAGGTTCAACCGCTACAAGGAATTACAGGAAACGCCTGCCATGTTCGATATGCAGTTGGCTATTCAGCGTCTGGCGCTCGACCACCCAGAGGAAGCGTTGAAACAATTCGGGATTGGAAAAGAAGAAAAAGCATTTTATCCCGAGTTGTTCACATACCTGTTCGACAGGAACAAGCCTTTACCCGAAAAAATCGAACATCCCGATCTTTGGCTGACATGTACGGTTCCGTGGTATGGGCGCGAAATTCCCGAACGGCT
- a CDS encoding MarR family winged helix-turn-helix transcriptional regulator, whose amino-acid sequence MNKEIVERPDSQLGFLLTQVSFLKQRIIHTALKELDITYIQFIILAGTLELSEGGKIATQQDLSRERRLDKAMVSNVVKTLIKKGMMVRNIHPVDKRAYTLLLTGTGKEAAVKGKKIALEVDQRFFANINQEELFKTLVILLQNEGGNDE is encoded by the coding sequence ATGAATAAAGAAATAGTCGAACGCCCTGATTCACAATTAGGTTTTCTGTTGACACAAGTATCATTCCTGAAACAACGCATCATCCATACGGCATTAAAAGAACTGGATATTACCTATATACAATTTATCATCCTGGCCGGAACGCTGGAATTGAGTGAAGGTGGTAAAATTGCCACCCAACAGGATCTTTCAAGAGAACGCCGGCTCGATAAGGCAATGGTATCGAATGTAGTAAAAACCCTGATCAAAAAAGGAATGATGGTCCGTAATATACATCCGGTCGATAAAAGAGCCTACACCCTTTTGCTGACAGGAACCGGTAAAGAAGCAGCCGTAAAAGGAAAAAAGATAGCATTGGAGGTAGACCAGCGTTTTTTTGCCAATATCAATCAGGAAGAACTTTTTAAAACTTTGGTTATTTTACTGCAAAATGAAGGAGGAAATGATGAGTAA
- a CDS encoding SWIM zinc finger family protein — MSIPDTITYQYRTTSRLQRADKDSQLFFAKYSEIQKKTEAPCFFWGNLKEPYMAARCLIALSNVVQSTFYLSAVELSRLRDPIVTAGNGKLRFEGFSHCAGVYARVDVLPDGLEGEFIENGTTNVDFNQPMISALSGMRANDNMLVSVGEKDFTLHKEGAKIVERKVPLPTKWIKGLTTVQIFLSEAEERHTFNKIQAMRLFQGIPKTKIKNDYYLVIRGGQPVFTPVRSADAICIGGLHRLRLLEPLLPFADRLKIFPHPNMQSTTWQLYFGNVRFSFSLSRDTYRGFSGEGAALDALVDDIPESWITAMDKYSYANQEFNPTMFAIEEQIDFNKVENLTGRLAAMGLLGFDLDDNRFFYRRLPYKPERIMGLNPRIKGAEKLIAGKKVNIVSNNGNRIEARVEGSGVSHTVIIENDIARCTCAWCSKNQGERGSCKHVLAVKKMSSIE; from the coding sequence ATGAGCATACCCGACACCATTACCTATCAATACCGTACCACTTCCCGATTACAGCGGGCGGATAAGGATAGCCAGCTTTTCTTTGCCAAATACAGCGAGATACAAAAGAAAACCGAAGCGCCCTGTTTCTTCTGGGGTAATCTGAAAGAACCTTATATGGCGGCACGCTGCCTGATCGCCTTATCGAATGTAGTGCAATCCACTTTCTATCTTTCGGCTGTTGAGTTGAGCCGTTTGCGCGACCCTATCGTTACTGCAGGGAATGGGAAACTTCGTTTCGAGGGCTTTTCACATTGCGCAGGAGTCTATGCCCGTGTCGATGTTTTACCTGATGGGCTTGAAGGCGAATTTATCGAGAACGGTACCACCAACGTCGATTTCAATCAACCGATGATCTCCGCTCTTTCGGGTATGAGAGCCAATGATAACATGCTGGTTTCGGTGGGCGAAAAAGATTTTACACTACATAAAGAAGGTGCTAAGATCGTGGAACGGAAAGTCCCGCTTCCCACCAAATGGATCAAAGGACTCACAACGGTGCAAATATTCCTGTCGGAAGCCGAAGAGCGCCACACATTCAACAAGATACAGGCCATGCGGCTGTTCCAGGGTATTCCCAAAACAAAGATAAAAAACGATTATTACCTGGTCATACGTGGAGGACAACCGGTGTTTACACCCGTTAGATCAGCAGATGCCATCTGTATCGGTGGCTTACACCGCTTGAGGCTTCTGGAACCCCTTCTGCCTTTTGCCGACCGGCTGAAAATCTTTCCTCATCCGAATATGCAATCGACCACATGGCAGCTCTATTTCGGTAATGTTCGGTTTAGTTTCTCGCTATCGCGCGATACGTACAGGGGCTTTTCTGGCGAAGGTGCAGCATTGGATGCATTGGTTGACGATATCCCTGAAAGTTGGATCACAGCAATGGACAAATACAGTTATGCCAACCAGGAATTTAATCCGACTATGTTTGCCATCGAGGAACAAATCGATTTCAACAAGGTAGAGAACCTTACGGGACGGCTTGCTGCCATGGGGTTGCTGGGTTTCGATCTGGACGATAACCGCTTTTTTTACCGCCGTCTGCCCTATAAACCCGAACGGATCATGGGACTCAATCCCCGTATCAAAGGTGCCGAAAAGCTGATTGCCGGAAAAAAGGTAAATATCGTCTCCAACAACGGCAACCGGATTGAAGCCCGTGTAGAAGGATCAGGCGTAAGCCATACCGTTATCATTGAAAACGACATTGCTCGTTGTACCTGTGCATGGTGCAGCAAAAACCAGGGTGAACGCGGAAGTTGCAAGCATGTACTAGCGGTAAAGAAAATGAGTAGTATAGAGTAA